A part of Dryobates pubescens isolate bDryPub1 chromosome 3, bDryPub1.pri, whole genome shotgun sequence genomic DNA contains:
- the LOC128899908 gene encoding trifunctional enzyme subunit beta, mitochondrial-like produces the protein MLKTTGIGPGRESARTTGRGDGYRQAGSEDKAAGKATGSAQLRRFSGLIIGTNNALAFPEVYRAQSGTCKDTVTKDNGIRPSSMEQMGKLKPAFVKPYGTVTAANSSFLTDGASAILLMSEEKALAMGYKPKAYLSQSWDISKLVVLSIGFPQSSPLSWLMLPSLPIQGQILANLKAMDSDWFAQNYMGRKSKVGAPPLEKFNNWGGSLSLGHPFGATGCRLVITAAHRLKKEGGQYGLVAACAAGGQGHAMIVELYPQ, from the exons ATGTTAAAA acaacaggGATCGGTCCTGGTCGGGAGTCGGCTCGCACGACAGGGCGGGGAGACGGTTACCGGCAGGCGGGCTCGGAAGACAAGGCAGCAGGCAAAGCTACGGGGTCGGCCCAGCTACGGCGATTCTCGGGGCTGAT TATAGGAACGAACAACGCTTTGGCCTTCCCcgaggtttacagggctcagagcggcaCAT GCAAGGATACAGTTACCAAAGACAACGGCATCCGTCCTTCCTCCATGGAGCAGATGGGCAAGCTGAAGCCAGCTTTTGTCAAGCCTTATGGAACCGTCACGGCAGCCAACTCCTCCTTCCTG ACAGACGGCGCTTCAGCGATCCTGCTGATGTCTGAGGAGAAGGCTCTAGCAATGGGCTACAAACCAAAGGCCTACCTAAG CCAGTCTTGGGATATCTCCAAGCTGGTGGTGCTGTCCATAGGCTTTCCTCAAagctcaccactctcctggttAATGCTGCCCTCTCTTCCCATTCAGGGGCAGATCTTGGCTAACCTGAAAGCGATGGATTCGGACTGGTTTGCCCAAAACTACATGGGCAGAAAGTCCAAG GTTGGAGCCCCTCCTCTGGAGAAGTTCAATAACTGGGGGGGTTCCCTCTCACTGGGACATCCCTTTGGTGCCACAGGCTGCCGCCTGGTGATCACTGCGGCTCACCGGCTGAAGAAGGAGGGGGGCCAGTATGGGCTggttgctgcctgtgctgcaggagggcag GGCCATGCCATGATAGTGGAGCTCTACCCTCAGTAA
- the LOC104308157 gene encoding interferon-induced very large GTPase 1-like, with amino-acid sequence MDSQEDKLGDDEKAHLAKKRLAEACEKEGLDDRHWLPKLSEILGVKTREALKHTQYEDYLKLECEVRYPWEAKALQKLLGLPDSKATVEELQEKHLKMTKQRQEAAKQALKELKEFHESHSHSEDVIKEKGRALCQALEIPEEHWKLPEKSSLDVLERIQKQLEQQESLVVREENVSATEVLGQASGGLALQGIYRTSSLADALAKRDQLIRVPDGFKLAGPEHGSLLERKEFSSSAEEANFTKSMEQLGFSISVSAKGGYWGFSFESDVDHSRSSQTESTQQSHSEQSYICSTKYQYMPLASCYFQKHQLHLSDVAVKELQELEHLLSITPEGDRPNMLKSRCASFFRRFGSHVNQGPLHFGGIFWWKATTEGFRAEQREEMKRQVSEALNSYVGASYSNLVASVAGNVDVSKSSSQASFQGRDGRSAYTAVQLYVTTTGGPPGADSLPQWKFGLVTNNTTWCVIDRGFQLIPVWDIIVSNHTNDFKSIYQLASSLRAAYEALTKYSVGTMSGEEQHSAELEARDFVEHMKAWDMRVDEGKLLTLIDFKQNLNEKTKNHSVWINICLSDKALQEFLLNTVLFCKRSPPENIIYVKDLMRCLLDPHVYSVQDFPNSSFIMEWIFDTEHTFPETPDVSELEDLITTLLQMKNYIQQVTYAPETSASAIHEARIKATQTVSLAIYSLLQCLQERAQKDIEVLVLLITTSVGYQAERSTFRYLLGYPEIHFMMKELEMGYKDYLSLKDQDVYRAQAFLLLTGLTVTAEHKTVSPEGKNERFVLMEDHMKTLWSAEIKTLLEKHKGFKDWEMLESDLNSFIEGHVDDTCDELKTTSIIQDMEDTFQRVEPSSQSTSKAEGSESQANQPIANPEFLHLLQRLGLESHYPRKMGTEDVHVIYKTPLHDSQPSKDSELPFYFLQKLLTVDYRVRYLTCKNESNPEAAVPKPVEGECEASDSFDDFFTDSEEQASEPAPRDSHVHPMDLQMAIFHCADDFMRQYISTKLAFCQFALPLLVPNPCTSQIEFPLWSLSQIKKSWKGAEKLGEQAGINRYKSKLISQAETPIVSFIRIGSSPSSSKSQILNALLGKHNTFFNRHCKGSTKDCLLMKGVVEISWYCPRGSDDDSFDCCVAFCNLRGDARDHEEQLHFLQEISAVNVALVCESDQSDKKVRTILRQLWESQRPLVCLFTEKEKVAAGRSSHNVRIGIKNRNEAELVGELTKTIKDLLEGSNTLFSLDACLDKARKHGFLVDEDAEACVSAKEEAKALVKLLKKEKLFEIKSQLLPLQGQLWYMWCKKDKELTCLQEKGNESIEHHRSKIESEKAQIRKKQCNKAFPLNELMKSFLVFLQSQPADTKKYFLEWMKVFMDDLSADRLDELRRDYHKLWFEILAVKKSDEKNGLLRKLDALSNEISNSSIGLEHILREVGQIYEALELVNSKDKNFAELPDIAVDLMVSGYPIELMDGDASYVPLRWIGAIFDRLIEKVGDKRVFVLSVLGIQSTGKSTLLNAMFGLQFNVSAGRCTRGAFMQLIKVDVKLQEDVGFDYMLVVDTEGLRATEMANKQSLNHDNELATFVIGIGNVTLINIFGENPSEMQDVLQIAVQAFLRMKQVKLSPSCLFVHQNVGEITAKEQNMEGQRRLQEKLDEMTVIAAQQECCDVSCFSEVIRFDVNTHILYFAHLWEGNPPMAPPNPTYSQNVQELKTKILQAAKKESQASVLRLSGLKVRISDLWNALLSENFVFSFKNSVEIAAYKKLETTFSEWTWQLRSHILDLQVKLDNKIRNGDLQKVTTQYLETLVQETSDAVIKSMEKYFSEDRDSEILVQWKSSTELKLKELKDSLLLETKKKCENLIELKKSQCKLEEWKSEYESMLLERSRQLALSLKGQKLSEKQLHDNFISLWAKWIAEVSSNTPPPEEVDIDVEIENVLLDHFKEPKLHERIRTVPKSWHFCADLEKHIVKKRSWDPWRASLDDADVNSINRITENIIACVKANIAEKEKEKRDYSRSFIHEILNEVQRGISSVPSNAKYSFNKDYRIDLSIWLCRMAAERFKAMRRAFMVANDPRRYLESKREDFFKCFQISCQGATSITTFVGVLCDKISPALRHAVYEKTALAIARDMKGKIPDFSGNRYSLEVCLLRYLAQEEDFEKYRQYLTCPKDALESYIETRVRTYCLDQNRRLEKFLDESLTLLYECIQSAVFASTKVVKDRKQRNNKISLWLDEFCKTLGEVLNLPRADLKGIEHQEIGDIEFLNNAVTEALLSLKNQLKTELADADMSSFERQPHTILAEQFSGCWEQCPFCRAVCTNTIPNHDGKHQVIFHRPEALMGYKWHYTDHLVINICSSSVSSELSFRLDDGTWIPYKRYWDAGPPYSSWNIPPDPSMQAYWKWFVSRFSKELEEVHNGRFEGKGKIPESWQKITKQEALAELEKH; translated from the coding sequence ATGGATTCCCAGGAGGACAAACTAGGGGATGATGAAAAAGCACATCTTGCTAAAAAACGACTGGCAGAAGCATGTGAGAAAGAAGGACTGGATGATAGACACTGGCTCCCCAAACTGTCAGAGATACTGGGAGTCAAGACCAGAGAAGCCCTGAAACATACGCAGTATGAAGACTACCTGAAGCTGGAGTGTGAAGTACGGTACCCCTGGGAAGCCAAAGCCCTCCAAAAGCTCCTAGGACTCCCAGACAGCAAAGCAACTgttgaggagctgcaggagaagcactTGAAGATGACAAAGCAGAGACAAGAAGCGGCCAAGCAAGCCCTGAAGGAGCTGAAAGAATTTCATGAGAGCCACAGCCACAGTGAGGATGTtataaaagagaaagggagagctcTGTGCCAAGCCTTGGAGATTCCCGAAGAGCACTGGAAACTACCTGAGAAGTCATcgctggatgtgctggagcgcATCCAGAAGCAACTGGAGCAGCAGGAGTCATTAGTGGTCAGGGAGGAGAATGTCTCGGCCACAGAGGTCCTGGGGCAGGCATCAGGGGGACTGGCCCTGCAGGGCATCTACAGAACCAGCAGCCTTGCCGATGCGCTGGCAAAGCGAGACCAGCTGATCAGGGTTCCTGATGGATTCAAGCTTGCTGGTCCAGAGCATGGATCACTGCTTGAGAGGAAGgagttctcctcctctgcagaagaAGCCAATTTCACCAAGTCCATGGAGCAGCTGGGATTCAGCATCAGTGTTTCAGCCAAAGGCGGGTACTGGGGGTTTAGTTTTGAATCTGATGTAGATCACAGTAGGTCCTCACAAACAGAGAGCACGCAGCAGAGCCACTCTGAGCAGAGCTACATTTGCAGCACCAAGTACCAGTACATGCCTCTGGCCTCCTGCTACTTCCAAAAGCATCAGCTTCACCTTTCAGATGTGGCTGTGAAGGAGCTGCAAGAACTTGAGCATCTTTTGAGCATCACTCCAGAAGGAGACAGACCCAACATGCTGAAGAGCAGGTGTGCAAGCTTCTTCAGAAGGTTTGGGTCCCATGTGAACCAGGGTCCCCTCCATTTTGGGGGGATATTCTGGTGGAAGGCAACTACAGAAGGGTTCAGGGCTGAGCAACGGGAGGAGATGAAGCGACAAGTCTCTGAAGCACTCAATAGCTATGTTGGGGCCAGCTACAGCAACTTAGTTGCCAGTGTGGCAGGAAATGTGGATGTTTCAAAGTCCAGCTCCCAAGCTTCTTTCCAGGGAAGAGATGGAAGGAGTGCCTACACAGCAGTCCAGCTCTATGTGACCACAACAGGGGGCCCACCAGGGGCAGATTCACTTCCTCAATGGAAATTTGGGCTTGTAACTAATAACACAACCTGGTGCGTCATCGACCGAGGTTTTCAGCTGATCCCAGTGTGGGATATAATCGTCTCCAATCACACCAATGATTTTAAGTCCATCTATCAACTGgccagcagcctcagggctgcCTATGAAGCCCTGACAAAATACAGCGTCGGCACCATGTCTGGAGAGGAACAGCACAGCGCAGAGCTAGAGGCCAGAGATTTTGTGGAGCACATGAAGGCCTGGGATATGAGAGTGGATGAAGGGAAGCTCCTAACATTGATAGATTTCAAGCAGAATCTGAATGAGAAAACCAAAAACCATAGTGTGTGGATCAACATATGCCTGTCGGATAAAGCACTGCAGGAGTTCTTGCTGAATACCGTTCTGTTTTGCAAGAGGTCACCTCCAGAAAACATCATCTACGTCAAGGACCTGATGAGGTGCCTCCTGGATCCTCATGTCTATTCTGTCCAGGACTTCCCCAACTCTTCCTTCATTATGGAATGGATCTTTGATACCGAGCACACATTTCCAGAAACTCCCGATGTTTCTGAGCTCGAAGACCTCATCACGACACTGCTGCAAATGAAGAATTACATCCAGCAAGTTACCTACGCACCAGAAACCTCTGCGTCTGCCATTCATGAAGCCAGGATAAAAGCTACCCAGACTGTAAGCCTAGCTATTTATTCCTTACTTCAGTGTCTCCAGGAAAGGGCCCAGAAAGATATAGAGGTATTGGTGCTCTTAATTACGACCAGCGTGGGATACCAGGCGGAAAGGAGCACTTTTCGGTACCTCCTTGGATATCCAGAAATTCACTTCATGATGAAGGAATTGGAAATGGGGTATAAGGACTACCTGAGTCTGAAGGACCAAGATGTTTACAGAGCCCAGGCCTTCCTGTTGCTGACAGGTCTGACTGTAACAGCTGAACACAAAACAGTGTCCCCTGAAGGGAAGAATGAGCGTTTTGTTTTGATGGAAGATCACATGAAAACATTGTGGTCCGCTGAGATAAAAACGCTCCTTGAAAAGCACAAAGGATTTAAAGACTGGGAGATGCTGGAGAGTGACTTGAATTCTTTCATCGAGGGACATGTGGATGATACATGTGATGAGCTGAAGACAACCAGTATAATCCAAGACATGGAAGACACTTTTCAAAGGGTAGAGCCTTCCAGTCAATCCACATCCAAAGCAGAAGGCAGTGAATCCCAAGCAAACCAACCCATTGCAAACCCAGAGTTTCTCCACTTGCTTCAGCGCCTTGGACTAGAAAGTCACTATCCAAGGAAAATGGGGACAGAAGATGTCCATGTCATCTACAAGACACCTTTACAtgacagccagcccagcaaggACAGTGAGCTACCATTTTACTTCTTGCAAAAGCTTTTAACTGTGGATTATAGAGTGAGGTACCTGACTTGCAAGAATGAGAgcaacccagaagcagcagtgccCAAACCCGTAGAGGGAGAGTGCGAAGCTTCAGATTCCTTTGATGATTTTTTCACTGATTCAGAGGAACAAGCATCTGAACCTGCACCCAGGGACAGTCACGTGCACCCCATGGACCTCCAGATGGCAATTTTCCATTGTGCCGATGACTTCATGAGGCAATACATCTCAACAAAACTTGCTTTCTGCCAGTTTGCGCTACCTCTCCTGGTGCCCAACCCCTGCACTTCACAGATAGAGTTCCCTCTCTGGTCCCTCAGCCAAATCAAGAAGAGCTGGAAAGGGGCTGAGAAGCTGGGAGAGCAAGCAGGGATTAACCGTTACAAAAGCAAGCTCATTTCCCAGGCAGAGACGCCCATCGTGTCCTTCATCCGGATCggcagctctccctcctcttccaagTCTCAGATCCTGAACGCCCTGCTGGGCAAACACAACACTTTTTTTAACCGCCATTGCAAAGGCAGCACCAAAGACTGTTTGCTGATGAAAGGTGTTGTGGAGATCTCCTGGTACTGCCCGCGGGGCAGCGATGATGACAGCTTTGACTGCTGCGTGGCTTTCTGTAACCTGCGCGGGGACGCGAGGGATCACGAAGAGCAGCTGCATTTCCTGCAGGAGATATCTGCTGTGAACGTGGCTCTCGTATGTGAGTCTGATCAGAGTGACAAGAAAGTGAGGACGATTTTACGCCAGCTGTGGGAGTCACAGAGGCCTTTGGTTTGTCTTTTcactgaaaaagagaaagttgCAGCTGGACGATCTAGCCACAATGTAAGGATAGGTATCAAGAACAGAAATGAAGCAGAACTGGTGGGTGAGCTGACAAAGACAATCAAAGACCTCCTGGAAGGGTCCAACACACTTTTCAGCCTTGATGCCTGCTTGGACAAAGCTCGCAAGCATGGCTTCTTAGTTGATGAAGATGCAGAAGCGTGTGTGTCAGCCAAAGAAGAGGCAAAGGCGCTGGTGAAGCTTCTGAAGAAGGAGAAGTTGTTTGAGATcaaatcccagctgctgcctcttcaaGGGCAACTATGGTACATGTGGTgcaagaaggacaaagaactcACTTGCCTGCAGGAAAAGGGGAATGAGAGCATAGAGCATCACCGGAGCAAAATTGAATCAGAGAAGGCCCAAATAAGGAAAAAGCAATGCAACAAAGCATTCCCCCTCAATGAGCTGATGAAGTCATTCCTTGTCTTTCTCCAGTCACAGCCAGCAGATACCAAGAAATACTTCTTGGAGTGGATGAAGGTCTTTATGGATGACTTGTCTGCCGATCGCCTGGATGAACTCAGGAGAGATTATCACAAGTTATGGTTTGAAATCCTGGCCGTGAAGAAAAGCGATGAGAAAAATGGTCTGCTGAGAAAATTAGACGCCCTCTCCAATGAAATCAGCAATTCCTCTATTGGCCTTGAGCACATTTTAAGAGAGGTAGGGCAGATTTACGAAGCTCTGGAACTGGTGAACTCAAAGGATAAAAATTTTGCTGAACTACCTGACATTGCAGTTGATCTGATGGTTTCAGGATATCCCATTGAGCTGATGGATGGTGATGCATCTTATGTCCCATTACGGTGGATTGGAGCAATCTTTGATAGGCTAATTGAGAAGGTGGGAGACAAACGAGTGTTTGTTCTCTCAGTGCTTGGCATCCAGAGCACAGGGAAGTCAACCCTGCTGAATGCCATGTTTGGTCTCCAGTTTAACGTCAGCGCGGGGAGATGCACGCGGGGAGCGTTCATGCAGCTAATTAAAGTGGACGTGAAGCTGCAAGAAGATGTTGGCTTTGATTACATGCTAGTTGTTGACACAGAGGGACTTCGTGCTACAGAGATGGCCAACAAACAGTCCCTTAATCATGACAATGAGCTGGCCACCTTTGTCATTGGCATTGGCAACGTGACTCTGATAAATATCTTTGGAGAAAACCCTTCAGAAATGCAAGATGTCCTTCAGATCGCCGTGCAGGCTTTTCTGAGGATGAAGCAGGTGAAGCTTTCCCCGAGCTGCCTGTTCGTGCACCAAAATGTGGGAGAGATAACTGCCAAGGAGCAGAACATGGAAGGCCAAAGACGTCTGCAGGAAAAGTTGGATGAAATGACAGTGATAGCTGCCCAGCAGGAATGCTGTGATGTCTCCTGTTTCAGCGAAGTCATCCGCTTTGATGTGAACACTCACATCCTCTACTTTGCCCACCTGTGGGAAGGAAACCCCCCAATGGCACCACCCAACCCTACCTACAGCCAGAACGTCCAggaattaaaaaccaaaattcTCCAAGCTGCCAAGAAGGAGTCACAGGCCAGTGTTTTGAGGCTCTCAGGCTTGAAGGTTCGTATTAGTGACCTCTGGAATGCTTTGCTGAGTGAGAACTTTGTCTTCAGCTTCAAGAACTCAGTGGAGATTGCTGCGTACAAGAAACTGGAAACCACATTTAGCGAGTGGACCTGGCAGCTGAGGAGTCACATCTTGGACTTGCAGGTAAAACTGGACAATAAAATTCGTAATGGGGACTTGCAGAAGGTCACCACGCAATACCTTGAAACATTAGTGCAAGAGACAAGTGATGCCGTTATCAAAAGCATGGAGAAATATTTCAGTGAAGACAGAGACAGTGAGatcctggtccagtggaagagcagcacagaactgaAGCTGAAAGAACTAAAAGATTCTCTTCTGCTTGaaacaaagaagaaatgtgAGAATCTCATTGAGCTAAAGAAGAGCCAGTGTAAACTGGAGGAGTGGAAGTCAGAATATGAAAGTATGCTCCTTGAAAGGAGTAGGCAGTTGGCTCTGTCTCTGAAGGGACAGAAGCTCAGTGAAAAGCAACTGCATGACAACTTTATTTCTCTCTGGGCTAAATGGATtgctgaggtctcctccaataCTCCGCCTCCAGAAGAAGTTGATATTGACGTGGAAATAGAAAATGTCCTTCTAGATCACTTCAAGGAGCCCAAATTACATGAACGAATCAGGACAGTTCCCAAATCTTGGCATTTTTGTGCTGATTTGGAGAAACACATAGTGAAGAAAAGAAGCTGGGACCCGTGGCGCGCGAGTCTCGATGATGCCGACGTGAACAGCATAAACCGCATCACAGAGAACATCATAGCGTGTGTGAAGGCAAACATCGccgagaaggagaaggagaaaagggattACAGCCGAAGTTTTATTCATGAAATACTAAACGAGGTACAGAGAGGCATAAGCTCTGTCCCTAGCAATGCAAAATACAGTTTTAATAAAGATTACAGAATAGATCTATCGATCTGGCTGTGCAGGATGGCAGCGGAGAGGTTTAAAGCTATGCGCAGGGCATTCATGGTAGCAAATGATCCACGCCGGTACCTGGAGAGCAAGCGAGAAGATTTCTTCAAGTGCTTCCAGATTTCCTGCCAAGGAGCCACTTCCATCACGACATTTGTTGGTGTTCTGTGTGACAAGATCTCTCCAGCTCTTCGCCATGCGGTTTACGAGAAGACAGCCCTTGCCATAGCTCGAGACATGAAGGGTAAAATCCCAGATTTCAGTGGCAACAGGTACTCCCTGGAGGTTTGCCTCCTGAGATACCTGGCACAGGAAGAGGATTTTGAGAAATACAGGCAGTACCTGACCTGTCCAAAAGATGCTTTGGAGAGTTACATCGAGACACGTGTTAGGACGTACTGTTTAgaccagaacaggaggctggagaagtTTTTAGATGAGTCCCTTACTCTCCTGTATGAATGCATCCAGTCAGCAGTTTTTGCTTCAACCAAAGTTGtcaaagacagaaaacaaaggaaTAACAAAATCTCCCTTTGGCTGGATGAATTTTGCAAGACACTTGGAGAGGTGCTgaacctgcccagggcagacctGAAGGGCATTGAACATCAGGAGATAGGAGACATAGAGTTCCTGAATAATGCCGTGACAGAAGCACTGCTTTCCCTGAAGAATCAACTCAAGACCGAGCTTGCTGATGCTGATATGAGCTCGTTTGAACGGCAGCCTCACACAATCCTGGCTGAGCAGTTTtcagggtgctgggagcagtgtcCCTTTTGTAGGGCTGTTTGCACAAACACCATACCAAACCACGATGGAAAACATCAGGTCATCTTCCATCGTCCAGAAGCTTTAATGGGATACAAGTGGCATTACACAGACCACCTGGTCATCAATATTTGTTCTAGCAGTGTTTCAAGTGAGCTTTCATTCCGTCTTGATGATGGCACATGGATCCCCTACAAGAGATACTGGGATGCAGGACCTCCTTATTCCAGTTGGAACATTCCCCCTGATCCATCCATGCAAGCATACTGGAAATGGTTTGTTTCTCGTTTCAGCAAAGAGTTGGAGGAGGTCCACAACGGGAGATTCGAGGGCAAAGGAAAAATCCCTGAGTCGTGGCAGAAAATTACAAAGCAGGAGGCACTTGCTGAACTGGAGAAGCATTAA